One Nostoc sp. UHCC 0302 DNA window includes the following coding sequences:
- a CDS encoding Ni/Fe hydrogenase subunit alpha, with the protein MKKVIIDPVSRIEGHAKISIYLDDTGQVSDARFHVTEFRGFEKFCEGRPLWEMPGITARICGICPVSHLLASAKAGDRILAVTIPKAAEKLRRLMNLGQIIQSHALSFFHLSAPDLLLGMDSDPEKRNLFGLIAAEPELARGGIRLRQFGQEIIEQLGGRKIHPSWAVPGGVREPLSIEGRTHIQNRIPEVRTTILDALGRFKGLLNDYEKEVQTFGNFPSLFMGLVTPDGLWENYDGHIRFVDSAGNIIADKLDPTHYQEFIGEAVQPDSYLKSPYYRPLGYPDQSDYCRLDSGIYRVGPLARLNICSHIGTPLADAELREFRDRGKGTVTSSFFYHYARLIEILACIERIEIIIDDPDLMSKKLRADAGINQLEGVGVSEAPRGTLFHHYQVDENGLLQKVNLVIATGQNNLAMNRTVAQIARHFIHGSEIPEGMLNRVEAGIRAFDPCLSCSTHAAGQMPLHIQLVGKDGSIVNEVWRD; encoded by the coding sequence ATGAAAAAAGTAATTATTGATCCAGTTAGCCGCATTGAAGGACACGCCAAAATCAGTATTTATCTGGATGATACAGGACAAGTAAGCGATGCTCGCTTTCATGTCACAGAGTTTCGTGGTTTTGAGAAGTTTTGTGAGGGTCGTCCGCTTTGGGAAATGCCAGGAATTACAGCGCGAATTTGTGGAATTTGTCCGGTGAGTCATTTATTAGCTTCTGCCAAAGCAGGCGATCGCATCCTTGCAGTTACAATTCCTAAAGCAGCCGAAAAACTGCGTCGTTTGATGAATTTGGGACAAATTATCCAATCCCATGCCCTGAGTTTCTTTCACCTCAGCGCCCCAGATTTATTATTAGGAATGGATAGCGACCCCGAAAAACGCAATCTATTTGGCTTAATTGCAGCCGAACCTGAACTGGCGCGTGGCGGAATTCGCTTGCGTCAATTTGGACAAGAGATTATTGAACAATTAGGAGGGCGAAAAATACACCCATCATGGGCGGTTCCTGGTGGTGTCCGCGAACCATTATCGATAGAAGGACGCACTCATATTCAGAACCGTATCCCAGAAGTACGCACCACAATATTAGATGCACTGGGTAGATTTAAAGGCTTACTCAATGATTATGAAAAAGAAGTGCAAACCTTCGGGAATTTTCCTAGCTTATTTATGGGTTTAGTCACTCCTGATGGTTTGTGGGAGAACTACGACGGACATATTCGTTTTGTAGATAGCGCCGGGAATATCATTGCTGATAAGCTTGATCCAACTCATTATCAAGAATTTATCGGTGAAGCAGTTCAACCAGATTCTTATTTAAAGTCTCCCTACTACCGCCCTTTAGGTTATCCTGACCAAAGCGATTATTGTCGTTTAGATAGTGGTATTTATCGGGTAGGGCCGCTAGCGCGTCTGAATATTTGCAGTCATATTGGTACACCTTTAGCTGATGCAGAATTGAGAGAATTTAGAGACAGAGGTAAAGGCACTGTCACTTCATCATTTTTCTATCACTACGCCCGGTTAATTGAAATTCTGGCTTGCATTGAACGCATAGAAATTATAATAGATGACCCAGATTTAATGTCTAAAAAATTGCGTGCTGATGCTGGCATCAACCAACTAGAAGGAGTAGGTGTAAGTGAAGCACCACGCGGTACATTATTTCACCATTATCAAGTTGATGAAAATGGGTTACTTCAGAAAGTAAATTTAGTAATTGCCACAGGTCAGAATAATCTGGCAATGAATCGCACAGTAGCACAAATTGCACGACACTTTATTCACGGTTCAGAAATCCCTGAAGGTATGTTAAACCGTGTTGAAGCGGGAATCAGAGCTTTTGACCCTTGTTTAAGTTGTTCAACTCATGCAGCCGGACAAATGCCCTTGCATATTCAATTAGTTGGGAAAGATGGGAGCATTGTTAATGAAGTTTGGCGAGATTAG
- a CDS encoding CBS domain-containing protein — translation MLKASDIMTKDVATIRSSATVAEAVRLLRARDWKALVVDRHHEQDAYGIITEKDVVYKVIAYAKDPCSTRVYEVMTKPCIVVNPDLGLEYVARLFADHNLQRAPVIQGKLLGIISLADILANSNFLEQPYILLLEQQLQDEIKKARTVCDQQGIRSEECAAAWDVIEELQAEIAHQRAEKVLKTAFEEYCDEYPEAKGIYDTWCSG, via the coding sequence ATGTTGAAAGCATCTGACATTATGACTAAAGATGTTGCTACGATTCGCAGTTCAGCAACGGTGGCTGAAGCAGTTAGACTCTTAAGGGCAAGGGACTGGAAAGCGCTGGTAGTAGATCGTCACCATGAACAGGATGCTTACGGCATTATTACCGAAAAAGATGTTGTCTATAAAGTGATTGCTTATGCTAAAGATCCTTGTAGTACGCGTGTTTATGAGGTGATGACCAAACCTTGTATCGTTGTCAATCCTGACCTGGGTTTAGAATACGTAGCACGTTTATTTGCCGACCATAATTTACAGAGAGCGCCTGTTATTCAAGGCAAACTACTGGGCATCATTTCCCTGGCTGACATTCTAGCTAATAGTAACTTTCTTGAGCAACCCTATATTCTCTTGTTAGAACAACAGCTTCAGGACGAAATTAAAAAAGCTCGTACCGTTTGCGATCAACAAGGTATCCGTTCAGAAGAGTGTGCTGCGGCTTGGGATGTAATCGAGGAATTACAAGCCGAGATAGCACATCAGCGGGCAGAGAAAGTTTTGAAAACAGCTTTTGAAGAATACTGTGATGAATATCCAGAAGCGAAAGGAATCTATGACACTTGGTGTAGTGGGTAA
- a CDS encoding oxidoreductase has product MTRLKLATVWLGGCSGCHMSFLDLDEWLIDLAVQVDLVYSPFADAKEYPQGVDVVLVEGAVANEDHLQMIQIVRERSQILVSFGDCAVTGNVTALRNPLGSAEPVLQRCYIEAADIHGTIPHEPGIVPTLLDRVIPVHTVVPVDIYLPGCPPSATRIKAVLEPLLRGEKPQLEGREFIKFG; this is encoded by the coding sequence ATGACTCGTTTAAAATTAGCTACGGTTTGGCTAGGCGGCTGTTCTGGCTGTCATATGTCTTTCCTCGATTTGGATGAATGGCTAATTGATTTAGCAGTACAAGTAGATTTAGTTTATAGTCCCTTTGCTGATGCCAAAGAATATCCTCAAGGGGTGGATGTGGTGTTAGTTGAAGGTGCAGTTGCTAATGAAGATCATCTGCAAATGATTCAGATAGTAAGAGAGCGATCGCAAATTCTTGTCTCTTTTGGCGATTGTGCTGTTACTGGTAATGTTACTGCTTTACGCAACCCTTTAGGTAGTGCCGAACCAGTTCTCCAGCGTTGTTACATCGAAGCAGCCGACATTCACGGCACAATTCCCCATGAGCCTGGTATTGTACCAACCTTACTAGATCGTGTGATACCAGTGCATACAGTAGTACCAGTTGATATTTATTTACCAGGATGTCCACCTTCAGCAACTCGGATTAAAGCAGTCTTAGAGCCACTCTTAAGAGGAGAAAAACCGCAGCTAGAAGGACGTGAATTTATCAAGTTTGGTTAA
- a CDS encoding DUF3122 domain-containing protein, producing the protein MLRRILKTFWWLLLLGILTIYIYVGLASFISQQVIAAVIQLEEAPGEIVYRSQQKLNDELGNYWQVVLFKRVHSNSNKISSINLRLVGFPGSQELFHPFPLKITSDTGKVLTAPDIFLDEAPAPTIGQYDFKDILPQLPTQSLLISIPVDTQHFINISIPEYVVQEWQEVALKS; encoded by the coding sequence ATGTTACGCCGCATCTTAAAAACCTTTTGGTGGCTCCTATTGCTAGGAATATTAACAATATATATATACGTGGGTTTAGCAAGCTTCATATCTCAACAGGTGATTGCTGCTGTTATTCAATTAGAAGAAGCGCCTGGAGAAATAGTATATCGCTCACAACAAAAATTAAATGATGAATTGGGAAATTATTGGCAGGTTGTCCTTTTCAAGCGAGTTCATTCTAATAGCAATAAAATATCTTCAATAAATCTCCGATTAGTGGGATTTCCTGGTTCTCAAGAACTGTTCCATCCTTTCCCTCTGAAGATTACTAGCGATACAGGTAAAGTATTGACTGCTCCCGATATTTTCCTAGATGAAGCACCTGCACCAACTATCGGTCAGTATGACTTTAAGGATATTTTACCTCAATTGCCCACTCAAAGTTTGTTAATTAGTATACCTGTAGATACACAACATTTCATTAATATCTCAATCCCCGAATACGTTGTACAAGAATGGCAAGAAGTTGCACTAAAGTCCTGA
- the hoxU gene encoding bidirectional hydrogenase complex protein HoxU, whose translation MAVKTLTINEQLISAREEETILQAAQDAGIHIPTLCHLEGVGDVGACRLCLVEIAGSNKLQPACVTKVTEGMEVETNSDRLQKYRRTIIEMLFAEGNHICSVCVANGNCELQDLAIEMGMDHVRLDYHFPDRKVDVSHDRFGVDHNRCVLCTRCVRVCDEIEGAHTWDMAGRGTNSHVITDLNQPWGTSDTCTSCGKCVNACPTGALFDKGSSVGEMKRDRAKLDFLITAREKQQWLL comes from the coding sequence ATGGCAGTAAAAACTTTAACCATTAATGAACAGTTAATTAGCGCCCGTGAGGAGGAAACTATTCTCCAAGCAGCGCAGGATGCAGGAATTCACATTCCGACTTTGTGTCACTTAGAAGGAGTTGGAGATGTGGGGGCTTGTCGGCTTTGTTTAGTAGAAATTGCTGGCAGTAATAAACTCCAACCTGCTTGTGTGACGAAAGTTACTGAAGGTATGGAAGTTGAGACAAATAGCGATCGCCTGCAAAAATATCGTCGCACAATTATCGAAATGCTATTTGCTGAAGGCAATCACATTTGCTCGGTTTGTGTAGCTAATGGTAATTGTGAATTGCAAGACTTAGCGATTGAGATGGGTATGGATCACGTGCGTTTGGATTATCATTTTCCCGATCGCAAAGTCGATGTTTCTCATGATCGCTTTGGTGTTGACCATAACCGTTGTGTTCTTTGCACTCGTTGCGTCCGTGTTTGTGACGAGATTGAAGGAGCGCACACTTGGGATATGGCGGGTAGAGGAACGAATTCTCATGTAATCACTGATTTAAATCAGCCTTGGGGAACCTCAGATACTTGTACTTCTTGCGGCAAATGCGTTAATGCTTGCCCAACAGGTGCGCTTTTTGATAAAGGTTCGAGCGTCGGTGAAATGAAACGCGATCGCGCCAAACTTGATTTCCTGATTACAGCTCGGGAGAAGCAGCAATGGCTTCTTTAG
- a CDS encoding DUF6544 family protein gives MFTKIFFGIGAMLAIAFITLVIIQVRNEKEVDRIWRSLKEVPTGDRFTKDMVAELPLPVQRYFFHAIAPGTPLASSVSLEMSGSFRMAQDKPWIPMRAKQITSALKGFVWKPVIGSGLFKFMGVDYYANNSGRMRFALWGLIPLVNAHSPDITRSAIGRFAGEFFWLPSALLPQRNVTWKAIDEKTIQASLKVNAEPITLTLVTDLDGKLLKVFFPRWGEHTENGSYTYIPFGGEFQKEQTFGGFTIPSQISAGWWFGTESYSEFFRAKIKRAEFR, from the coding sequence ATGTTTACCAAAATTTTCTTTGGCATTGGTGCAATGCTGGCGATCGCATTCATCACTTTAGTCATCATCCAGGTAAGGAATGAAAAAGAAGTTGATAGGATTTGGCGATCGCTTAAAGAAGTGCCAACAGGCGATCGTTTCACTAAAGACATGGTTGCAGAATTGCCTCTTCCTGTGCAACGCTACTTTTTCCATGCCATTGCGCCGGGAACTCCTCTTGCTTCATCTGTCAGCCTGGAAATGAGTGGCAGTTTTAGGATGGCGCAGGATAAACCGTGGATACCGATGCGAGCCAAACAGATTACCTCAGCACTAAAAGGATTTGTTTGGAAACCAGTTATTGGTAGCGGTTTGTTTAAATTTATGGGAGTAGATTACTATGCAAACAACTCAGGTCGAATGCGCTTTGCTCTTTGGGGATTGATTCCATTAGTAAATGCCCACAGTCCTGATATTACTCGCTCTGCTATTGGACGATTCGCAGGAGAATTTTTCTGGCTGCCTTCTGCTTTGCTACCTCAACGCAACGTAACTTGGAAGGCAATTGATGAGAAAACTATCCAAGCTAGTTTGAAAGTTAATGCTGAGCCTATAACGCTGACACTGGTTACAGACCTTGACGGTAAACTGCTGAAGGTTTTTTTCCCACGTTGGGGAGAACATACGGAAAACGGTAGCTATACTTACATTCCCTTTGGTGGAGAATTTCAAAAAGAACAGACTTTTGGCGGATTTACAATTCCCTCTCAGATAAGTGCAGGCTGGTGGTTTGGGACAGAGAGTTACTCAGAGTTCTTTCGGGCAAAGATTAAGCGGGCTGAGTTTCGTTGA
- the nuoF gene encoding NADH-quinone oxidoreductase subunit NuoF — MDLPELIEIAQKELASEKPVQVRCCVAAGCLSANSQVVKQRLEEAVTAEGLTETVEVRGVGCMRLCCQGPLVEVGSREDSIHEAESLGTLYEKVTPDAAPSIIAALNGGETTVQQGDLTHPFFTSQMPIVLENSGKVNPERIQSYIAAKGYQALYHVLREMTPSEVVDTITRSGLRGRGGAGYPTGLKWATVAKAKGERKFVICNADEGDPGAFMDRSVLESDPHRVLEGMAIAAYAIGANQGYIYIRAEYPVAINRLQTAIRQAQHLDILGSQIFDSRFDFKIDIRIGAGAYVCGEETALMASIEGKRGTPHPRPPYPAESGLWGYPTLINNVETYANVAPIIRKGAEWFASIGTQKSKGTKVFALAGKIRNTGLIEVPMGTSLRQIVEAMGGGVPNGGAVKAVQTGGPSGGCIPASAFDSPVDYESLTQLGSMMGSGGMIVMDETTNMVDVARFFMEFCMDESCGKCIPCRVGTVQLYKLLTKISEGKASFADLELLEELCDMVKHTSLCGLGQSAPNPVFSTLRYFRDEYLALIKETAISK; from the coding sequence ATGGATTTACCTGAGTTAATTGAAATTGCCCAAAAAGAACTTGCTTCAGAGAAACCTGTGCAAGTTCGCTGTTGTGTTGCAGCTGGTTGTCTATCTGCCAATTCACAAGTAGTCAAACAGCGTTTGGAAGAGGCTGTAACAGCAGAAGGTTTGACTGAAACAGTGGAAGTTCGTGGCGTTGGCTGTATGCGTTTGTGCTGTCAAGGGCCATTAGTAGAAGTGGGGAGTAGGGAAGATTCTATTCACGAAGCAGAGAGTCTAGGTACACTCTACGAGAAAGTTACACCTGATGCTGCACCTTCAATTATCGCCGCTCTCAATGGAGGAGAAACAACAGTCCAACAAGGTGATTTAACGCATCCATTTTTTACATCCCAGATGCCGATTGTTTTAGAAAACAGTGGCAAAGTTAATCCAGAACGCATTCAATCTTACATTGCTGCCAAAGGTTATCAAGCCCTTTACCATGTCTTGCGGGAGATGACTCCTAGCGAGGTAGTAGATACTATTACTCGCAGTGGTTTACGGGGACGTGGTGGTGCTGGTTATCCTACAGGTTTGAAATGGGCAACAGTTGCTAAAGCAAAAGGAGAACGCAAGTTCGTAATTTGCAATGCTGATGAAGGTGATCCAGGGGCATTTATGGATCGCAGCGTTCTAGAAAGCGATCCCCATCGCGTTTTAGAAGGAATGGCGATCGCAGCCTATGCTATAGGTGCAAACCAAGGCTACATCTACATCCGGGCAGAATATCCCGTTGCTATCAACCGTCTGCAAACTGCAATTCGTCAAGCGCAACACCTTGATATTTTAGGCAGTCAAATTTTCGATTCTCGATTTGATTTCAAAATTGATATTCGTATCGGTGCTGGGGCTTATGTCTGTGGTGAAGAAACTGCTTTAATGGCTTCTATTGAAGGTAAACGCGGTACTCCTCATCCCCGTCCACCCTATCCTGCCGAGTCTGGTTTATGGGGCTATCCTACTTTAATTAATAACGTTGAAACTTACGCCAATGTTGCACCTATTATCCGCAAAGGTGCTGAATGGTTTGCCAGCATTGGCACTCAAAAGAGCAAAGGTACAAAGGTTTTCGCCTTGGCTGGCAAAATCCGTAATACAGGTTTGATAGAAGTACCGATGGGAACTTCACTGCGGCAAATTGTAGAAGCAATGGGTGGTGGCGTACCGAATGGCGGTGCGGTAAAAGCAGTGCAAACTGGTGGCCCTTCTGGGGGATGTATTCCAGCATCAGCTTTTGATAGTCCAGTGGATTATGAATCACTCACTCAACTTGGTTCGATGATGGGTTCTGGCGGCATGATTGTCATGGATGAAACTACCAACATGGTGGATGTCGCACGCTTTTTCATGGAGTTTTGCATGGACGAATCTTGCGGTAAATGCATTCCCTGTCGGGTGGGGACGGTGCAGTTATATAAATTGTTGACGAAGATTAGCGAAGGTAAAGCATCCTTTGCTGATTTGGAATTGCTAGAAGAACTATGTGACATGGTGAAACATACAAGCTTGTGCGGTCTTGGGCAGTCTGCACCCAATCCGGTATTTAGTACTTTGCGTTATTTCCGTGATGAGTACTTGGCTTTGATTAAAGAAACCGCCATATCTAAATAG
- the hoxE gene encoding bidirectional hydrogenase complex protein HoxE, with amino-acid sequence MNSASAVKTKNAAKTPSVTRGDKRFKMLDATIKRYQYQQDALIEILHKAQELFGYLEKDVLIYVAHNLKLPPSRVYGVATFYHLFSLAPNGVHTCVVCTGTACYVKGAQAILTNVENSAHIHAGETSADGQISLLTARCLGACGIAPAVVFDGTVLGNQTPESVCVRIKGWLQDGFT; translated from the coding sequence ATGAATTCAGCATCTGCTGTTAAAACTAAAAACGCCGCAAAAACACCCTCCGTAACTCGCGGTGATAAGCGCTTTAAGATGCTTGATGCAACTATCAAACGCTACCAGTATCAACAAGATGCACTCATTGAGATATTGCATAAAGCACAGGAACTTTTTGGCTATTTAGAAAAGGATGTATTGATTTACGTCGCTCACAATCTCAAACTGCCGCCTAGTCGAGTTTATGGAGTTGCCACGTTTTACCATTTGTTTTCACTTGCACCTAATGGCGTACATACTTGTGTGGTGTGTACGGGTACGGCTTGTTACGTCAAAGGCGCTCAAGCTATCCTGACAAATGTAGAAAACTCCGCCCACATCCACGCTGGTGAAACCTCAGCAGATGGTCAAATTTCACTGCTAACAGCAAGGTGTTTAGGTGCTTGTGGAATTGCACCTGCTGTAGTGTTTGATGGCACTGTTTTAGGCAATCAAACTCCTGAATCAGTATGCGTTCGCATCAAAGGATGGTTGCAAGATGGATTTACCTGA
- a CDS encoding ATP-dependent 6-phosphofructokinase — MQKRLGILTSGGDCPGLNAVIRAVVNHATLTYNWQVVGIPYATRGLLERKAIPLSIHGLDLRGIDPLLNMGGTILGSINKGDTLAHVDEIIAGYHALELDALIGIGGDGSLAILNQLQSKGNWQFVAIPKTIDNDVGKTERVVGFDTAVNTIVDALNRLTFTAASHDRVMIVEVMGRHAGHLALHSGIAGGADVILIPEITYTIKGVCEHLAELRCWGRRFAIVVVAEGAQIAADSSNYPSCEKPSCGMGQYIADEIRRCSNNQIDIRVSVLGHIQRGGIPSALDRLVATAFGKAAVDLLADGQSAQMVAWQNGQVVAVPLEAVLACSPCLVDPNNFLVQTARSLSTYLGNLTPAIVKTQFNDTL, encoded by the coding sequence ATGCAAAAACGACTTGGGATTCTGACTAGTGGTGGCGATTGTCCTGGACTCAATGCTGTAATTCGGGCAGTTGTAAACCACGCCACCCTCACTTATAACTGGCAGGTAGTGGGTATTCCTTATGCGACTAGAGGGCTTTTAGAGAGAAAGGCAATTCCTCTGAGCATACATGGTCTAGACCTACGTGGCATTGACCCCTTGTTGAATATGGGAGGCACGATTCTGGGTAGCATCAACAAAGGGGATACTCTAGCTCATGTTGACGAGATTATTGCAGGTTATCATGCTTTAGAACTAGATGCCTTAATTGGTATTGGTGGAGATGGCAGTTTAGCAATTCTCAACCAACTGCAAAGCAAAGGAAATTGGCAGTTTGTTGCCATTCCGAAAACAATTGATAATGATGTAGGCAAGACAGAAAGAGTAGTTGGATTTGATACTGCTGTCAACACGATTGTTGATGCCCTAAATCGTTTGACATTTACAGCTGCTAGTCACGATCGCGTGATGATTGTCGAAGTCATGGGACGCCACGCTGGTCATTTAGCACTGCACTCTGGCATTGCAGGCGGGGCAGATGTGATTTTGATTCCTGAAATTACCTACACAATTAAAGGTGTGTGCGAGCATTTGGCAGAATTACGCTGCTGGGGACGCAGATTTGCAATTGTAGTTGTGGCGGAAGGCGCGCAAATAGCAGCCGATTCATCTAACTATCCATCCTGTGAAAAGCCATCCTGTGGTATGGGTCAATATATTGCCGATGAAATTCGCCGTTGCAGTAACAATCAAATTGACATTCGAGTTTCCGTTTTAGGACATATCCAACGAGGTGGTATTCCTTCAGCTTTAGACCGTTTGGTAGCAACAGCTTTTGGTAAAGCTGCGGTAGATTTATTAGCTGATGGGCAATCTGCACAGATGGTAGCTTGGCAAAATGGACAAGTTGTAGCAGTTCCTTTAGAGGCAGTCTTGGCTTGCAGTCCATGTCTTGTAGATCCCAATAATTTCTTAGTGCAAACTGCGCGATCGCTCAGTACTTACCTTGGCAATCTCACTCCGGCGATCGTCAAAACGCAATTTAATGACACTTTGTAA
- a CDS encoding response regulator: MKKRLLIIDDEDSVREIIQISLESVAGWDILTASSGSEGIKIAASEHPDAILLDVMMPEIDGPTTFKQLQATVATCDIPIIMLTAKAQPSEQKQLRDLGVAGVITKPCLPQELVDDICRILNWNQVIHL, translated from the coding sequence ATGAAAAAGCGGCTATTGATAATTGATGATGAAGATAGTGTGCGGGAAATTATTCAAATCTCGTTAGAATCAGTGGCTGGCTGGGATATACTAACAGCATCTTCAGGTAGCGAAGGAATAAAAATTGCAGCATCTGAGCATCCTGATGCCATTTTACTAGATGTAATGATGCCTGAGATAGATGGGCCAACTACTTTTAAGCAGCTACAGGCAACTGTTGCAACCTGTGACATTCCTATTATTATGCTGACAGCTAAAGCTCAACCTAGCGAACAAAAGCAGTTGAGAGATTTAGGAGTAGCAGGGGTAATTACTAAGCCTTGTCTACCCCAAGAATTAGTTGATGACATCTGTAGAATTCTTAATTGGAATCAAGTTATCCATCTATAG
- the kaiC gene encoding circadian clock protein KaiC — translation MNKEKNNTQLKPTMLAKCPTGIQGLDEITYGGLPQGRPVLLCGRAGCGKTLMAMEFLVRGATLFDEPGVFMAFEETAEELTQNVASLGWDVAELIKEKKLVIDHVQVERSQIQETGEYDLEALFIRLGYEIDAIAAKRVVIDTLEVLFGGLDNAAIVRAELRRLFLWLKTKGVTAIITSESGENSLTRHGLEEYVSDCVIRVEQRVSNELSTRWLQIIKYRGSRHGSNEYPFLIKEDGISVLPITSVGLDYPVTTEWIPSGIKRLDTMLGGQGFFRGSSILISGTAGTGKSSFCAHFADATCKRGEKCLYFAFEESPQQIIRNMRSIGIDLETAVNKKLLKFQALRPTFYGLEMHLVNMLSTVNDFQPNAVILDPISNLTYGSSDIQMKSFMMRLIDYLKTKNITTIFTNLNEANSAFVEYTEIGISSLADTWILLRTVESNGERNRLIHVLKSRGMSHSNQVREFILTTEGLQLLDVYLGTEGVLTGTARIIQEAKDKSAAMARQQKIEQKQREIERKRLLTEAQVKAIQAQFEIEKKEIERLISLEKTQEQVLLDEQKQRLHLRQADT, via the coding sequence ATGAATAAAGAAAAAAATAATACACAGCTAAAACCTACAATGCTTGCTAAATGCCCAACTGGTATTCAAGGTTTAGATGAAATTACTTATGGGGGGTTACCACAAGGAAGACCAGTACTACTTTGTGGTAGAGCAGGTTGTGGCAAAACACTGATGGCAATGGAATTTTTGGTACGGGGTGCTACCTTATTTGATGAACCAGGCGTATTTATGGCCTTTGAAGAAACTGCTGAGGAGTTAACCCAAAACGTTGCTTCCTTGGGGTGGGATGTAGCAGAACTAATCAAAGAAAAAAAATTAGTAATTGACCACGTTCAAGTTGAGCGCAGTCAGATTCAAGAAACAGGCGAATATGACCTAGAAGCATTATTTATTAGATTAGGCTATGAAATTGATGCGATCGCAGCTAAAAGAGTAGTCATCGACACACTAGAAGTATTATTTGGTGGTTTAGATAACGCTGCGATCGTGCGAGCCGAATTACGGCGATTATTTCTGTGGCTTAAAACCAAAGGTGTCACAGCTATCATTACCAGTGAAAGTGGAGAGAATAGCCTCACACGACATGGTTTAGAAGAATATGTTTCAGATTGTGTCATCCGCGTAGAGCAGCGTGTCAGTAATGAACTTTCAACCCGGTGGTTACAAATTATTAAGTATCGTGGTTCTAGGCACGGCTCAAACGAGTATCCATTTTTGATTAAGGAAGATGGTATTTCCGTTCTCCCAATTACCTCTGTCGGCTTAGATTATCCAGTCACAACCGAATGGATACCTAGTGGTATCAAACGCCTCGATACCATGTTGGGAGGACAAGGTTTTTTTCGTGGTAGCAGTATCTTAATTTCCGGTACGGCGGGAACTGGTAAGAGTTCATTTTGCGCTCATTTTGCTGATGCTACTTGTAAAAGAGGAGAAAAATGCCTTTATTTCGCCTTTGAAGAATCTCCCCAACAGATTATTCGCAATATGCGTTCTATTGGTATCGATTTAGAGACTGCGGTTAATAAAAAATTACTCAAATTCCAAGCCTTACGCCCAACGTTTTATGGTTTAGAAATGCACCTTGTGAATATGCTGAGTACAGTTAATGACTTTCAACCTAATGCAGTCATTCTCGACCCCATATCTAACTTAACTTATGGTAGTAGCGATATTCAGATGAAATCTTTTATGATGCGCCTGATAGATTATCTGAAAACAAAAAATATCACAACAATTTTTACAAATTTAAATGAAGCTAATAGTGCTTTTGTAGAATATACAGAGATAGGGATTTCTTCATTAGCTGATACTTGGATACTGCTGCGAACTGTAGAGAGTAATGGTGAGCGCAATCGTTTAATTCATGTACTTAAATCTCGCGGTATGTCACACTCTAATCAAGTACGAGAATTTATTTTAACTACTGAAGGGCTACAGTTATTAGATGTGTATTTAGGGACGGAAGGTGTACTCACAGGTACAGCAAGAATTATACAAGAAGCTAAAGACAAATCTGCTGCTATGGCCCGCCAACAAAAAATTGAGCAAAAACAGCGTGAGATTGAACGTAAACGTTTACTGACCGAAGCACAAGTCAAAGCTATACAAGCTCAATTTGAAATTGAAAAGAAAGAAATTGAAAGGTTAATTTCTCTCGAAAAGACACAAGAACAAGTTTTATTAGATGAACAAAAACAAAGATTACATTTGCGCCAAGCTGACACATGA
- a CDS encoding circadian clock KaiB family protein: MNPLSQSSHTVEEIWELRLYVAGQTPKSLKAFANLKKICEEYLEGKYRIEVIDLIENPQLAKGDQILAIPTLVRKLPEPVKQIIGDLSNTEKVLVGLDLRKLNITEEWP, encoded by the coding sequence ATGAATCCCCTATCTCAATCTAGCCATACAGTAGAAGAAATTTGGGAGTTACGGCTATATGTAGCTGGACAAACTCCTAAGTCTTTAAAAGCATTTGCCAATCTGAAAAAAATTTGTGAAGAATACCTAGAGGGTAAATATCGTATTGAAGTAATTGACCTCATAGAAAATCCCCAATTAGCTAAAGGGGATCAAATATTAGCTATTCCAACTTTAGTGAGAAAATTACCTGAGCCTGTTAAGCAAATAATTGGAGACTTATCTAATACTGAAAAAGTCTTAGTAGGGCTAGATTTACGTAAATTAAATATTACAGAAGAGTGGCCATGA